The proteins below are encoded in one region of Clostridium pasteurianum DSM 525 = ATCC 6013:
- the ilvA gene encoding threonine ammonia-lyase, with product MEQSSVVEKENETNCITLNDVLEARERIKDICINTKLIYSSCFSKESGNEVYIKPENLQITGAFKLRGALNKISKLSDDQKKRGLIASSAGNHAQGVAYSASKLGIKATIVMPETTPLIKVQATKSYGVDVVLKGQIYDEAYEEAKRLERENGYTFIHPFDDLDVMAGQGTIALEIIDELKDVDAILVPIGGGGLISGISVAAKALNPNIKVIGVQSDGASAMKVSFDTGILTASDKVDTIADGAAVKQPGDKTFEVVKKYVDEIVTVSDAELIEAAFVLLEKHKLVAEATGVMSLAALKRLNFKGKKVVSLISGGNIDVVTIASMLNNGLLSRGRIFCFSVKLQDSPGQLLNISEILAKQKANVIKLDHNQFKAIDRLKDVMLEVTVETNGHEHIQEIVKALNEAGYDVYKVY from the coding sequence ATGGAACAGAGTTCAGTAGTGGAAAAAGAAAATGAAACAAATTGTATAACTTTAAATGATGTGTTAGAAGCAAGAGAGAGAATAAAAGATATATGTATAAATACAAAATTAATATATAGTTCATGTTTTAGTAAAGAAAGTGGTAATGAAGTTTATATAAAGCCAGAAAATCTTCAAATTACTGGAGCATTTAAGTTAAGAGGAGCATTAAATAAAATAAGCAAACTAAGTGATGATCAGAAAAAAAGAGGATTAATAGCATCTTCTGCAGGAAATCATGCACAAGGTGTTGCCTATTCTGCAAGTAAACTTGGAATTAAAGCAACTATTGTTATGCCAGAAACTACGCCTTTAATAAAAGTACAGGCTACTAAAAGTTATGGTGTTGATGTAGTTCTTAAAGGACAGATATATGATGAGGCTTATGAAGAAGCTAAGAGATTAGAAAGAGAAAATGGATATACTTTTATACATCCTTTTGATGATTTAGATGTTATGGCTGGACAGGGAACTATAGCTCTTGAAATAATAGATGAATTAAAAGATGTAGATGCTATTTTAGTACCAATAGGTGGCGGCGGATTGATAAGTGGTATATCCGTAGCAGCAAAAGCTTTAAATCCTAATATAAAAGTCATAGGAGTTCAATCAGATGGGGCAAGTGCGATGAAGGTGTCTTTTGATACGGGTATATTAACTGCATCAGATAAAGTTGATACTATTGCAGATGGAGCGGCAGTAAAACAGCCAGGAGATAAAACTTTTGAGGTAGTTAAAAAATATGTAGATGAAATTGTAACTGTAAGTGATGCAGAACTTATAGAAGCTGCCTTTGTACTTTTAGAAAAACATAAGCTTGTAGCAGAAGCTACTGGAGTTATGTCCTTAGCTGCTTTAAAGAGATTGAATTTTAAAGGTAAAAAAGTAGTTTCACTAATAAGCGGAGGAAATATAGATGTAGTAACTATAGCTTCAATGCTTAATAATGGATTATTGTCTAGAGGAAGAATATTCTGTTTTTCAGTTAAATTACAGGATTCTCCAGGACAATTATTAAATATTTCAGAAATATTGGCAAAACAAAAAGCAAATGTAATAAAATTAGATCATAATCAATTTAAAGCTATTGACAGATTAAAAGATGTTATGCTTGAAGTTACTGTAGAAACTAATGGACATGAGCATATACAGGAAATAGTAAAAGCTTTAAATGAAGCAGGATATGATGTTTATAAAGTTTATTAA
- a CDS encoding trans-sulfuration enzyme family protein: protein MDFGTKLIHNGNEIDKTTGALSIPIYHASTFHQFDIDNFGKYDYSRSGNPTREALENTIAALEEGDSGFAFSSGMAAISSVLSIFSAGDHILVCRDVYGGTYRVTSSFFKKFNVETTFIDATNIGEIKERIKNNTKAIFLESPSNPLLKITDFRAVIEVARKNNIVVIVDNTFMSPYLQNPIKLGADVVVHSATKFIGGHSDVISGLVVVKGKELSDKVKFVQNSFGAVLGPQDCWLLLRGLKTLKVRLDYQQKSALKLAKWLREQEEVAKVYYPGLLEHPGSELHLSQAKGGGAVLSFETKDDETAKRFMRKVKLAAVAVSLGGVETIVSYPAKMSHAAVPKEERESLGIKDSLIRVSLGLEETEDIIKDFKNALSI from the coding sequence ATGGATTTTGGAACTAAACTTATTCACAATGGGAATGAAATAGATAAGACCACAGGAGCTTTAAGTATACCTATATATCATGCTTCAACTTTTCATCAATTTGATATAGATAATTTTGGTAAATATGATTATTCAAGATCAGGTAATCCTACAAGAGAAGCTCTTGAAAATACTATAGCTGCTTTGGAAGAAGGGGATAGTGGTTTTGCATTTTCTTCTGGAATGGCTGCCATATCTTCTGTATTGTCTATTTTTTCTGCTGGAGATCATATTTTAGTTTGCAGAGATGTTTATGGTGGTACCTACAGGGTAACTTCTTCATTTTTTAAAAAATTTAATGTGGAAACAACTTTTATAGATGCTACTAACATTGGAGAAATTAAAGAGAGAATAAAAAACAATACTAAGGCTATATTTCTTGAATCGCCTTCTAATCCACTTTTAAAAATAACTGATTTTAGAGCAGTTATAGAAGTTGCTAGAAAAAATAACATCGTAGTTATCGTAGATAATACTTTTATGTCTCCATATCTTCAAAATCCTATTAAATTGGGAGCAGATGTTGTGGTACATAGTGCTACAAAGTTTATTGGAGGACATAGTGATGTTATAAGTGGACTTGTGGTAGTAAAAGGCAAGGAACTTTCAGATAAAGTGAAGTTTGTACAGAATTCCTTTGGTGCTGTTCTTGGACCACAGGATTGCTGGCTGCTTTTAAGAGGACTTAAAACGCTTAAAGTGAGATTGGACTATCAGCAGAAAAGTGCACTTAAATTAGCAAAATGGCTTAGAGAACAGGAAGAAGTAGCTAAAGTTTATTATCCTGGACTGCTAGAACATCCAGGTAGTGAACTTCATCTGTCACAAGCTAAAGGTGGTGGAGCAGTTTTATCTTTTGAAACTAAAGATGATGAAACAGCTAAAAGGTTTATGAGAAAGGTAAAACTTGCAGCAGTAGCAGTGAGCCTTGGAGGGGTGGAAACTATAGTTTCCTATCCAGCTAAGATGTCACATGCTGCTGTCCCAAAGGAAGAGAGGGAAAGTCTTGGAATAAAGGATAGCCTTATAAGAGTTTCTTTAGGTCTTGAGGAAACAGAGGATATTATAAAAGATTTTAAAAATGCACTTTCTATATAA
- a CDS encoding beta-class carbonic anhydrase — protein sequence MSKLQEILDYNKLFVENKEYVKYITSKNPNKKLVILSCMDTRLTELLPKALNLKNGDAKFIKNAGASIMHPFGSIIRSIIVAVYEFKADEVLVIGHHGCGMSNLNGDEVLEKIVQRGISKEVIETLCNAGIDIKKWLHGFDSVEESIKESVELIKSHPLIPKDIVVHGLVIDPETGKLEVVVNGYE from the coding sequence ATGAGTAAGTTACAGGAAATACTAGATTATAATAAACTTTTCGTAGAAAATAAAGAGTATGTTAAGTACATAACATCTAAAAATCCAAATAAGAAGTTAGTAATTTTATCATGTATGGATACTAGATTAACAGAACTTCTTCCAAAGGCATTAAATCTTAAAAATGGTGATGCTAAGTTCATTAAGAATGCTGGTGCTTCTATAATGCATCCCTTTGGAAGTATAATAAGAAGTATTATAGTAGCTGTTTATGAATTTAAAGCGGATGAAGTGTTAGTAATTGGACATCATGGTTGTGGTATGAGTAACTTAAATGGAGACGAAGTTTTAGAAAAAATAGTGCAAAGAGGTATCTCTAAAGAGGTTATAGAAACTCTATGTAATGCAGGAATTGATATAAAAAAATGGCTACATGGTTTTGATTCAGTAGAAGAATCTATTAAAGAGAGTGTGGAATTAATAAAAAGTCATCCACTAATACCTAAAGACATAGTGGTACATGGTTTAGTGATAGATCCAGAAACAGGGAAATTAGAAGTTGTTGTTAATGGATATGAATAG
- a CDS encoding type II CAAX prenyl endopeptidase Rce1 family protein, translating into MYNFYDIKFTEKYKSIIYLLQIPIMYLFLAYRPIKNHIIFEAVFYLIFILFALIPGWSDVSSYLNTGNKSLKQILFLSMQLYCIQIIISSLVILIMRNPDPQGIKNISYSLNYYLNNHVIQTVIVAFSEEFFKFTIFIAFLSIIHRKNLVNILISILITCTIFGAMHGINYKLTAMIPIMFNTIPCFLYLLKYKNLYILIIAHFIFDTIAFISHINPLGHEAIQFAASVALLIFIVTQFVVPKFRRRGVRR; encoded by the coding sequence ATGTATAATTTTTATGATATCAAATTTACTGAAAAATATAAATCTATTATTTATCTACTTCAAATTCCAATTATGTATTTATTTCTTGCCTATCGTCCTATAAAAAACCATATAATTTTTGAGGCTGTTTTTTATTTAATTTTTATACTTTTTGCTCTAATTCCTGGTTGGTCTGATGTATCTTCATATCTCAATACAGGAAATAAATCTTTAAAGCAAATACTATTCTTATCAATGCAATTATATTGTATTCAAATAATTATATCCTCATTAGTAATTTTAATTATGAGAAACCCAGATCCCCAAGGTATAAAAAATATTTCCTACTCATTAAACTACTATTTAAATAATCACGTTATACAGACAGTAATTGTAGCTTTTAGTGAAGAGTTTTTTAAATTCACCATATTTATTGCATTCTTATCTATAATACATAGAAAAAATCTAGTTAATATACTTATATCTATTTTAATCACCTGTACAATATTTGGAGCTATGCATGGAATTAATTATAAGCTAACAGCTATGATACCTATAATGTTTAATACAATTCCATGCTTTTTATATCTATTAAAATATAAAAATCTTTATATTTTAATAATAGCTCACTTTATCTTTGATACTATAGCCTTCATATCCCACATAAACCCATTAGGACATGAAGCTATCCAATTTGCAGCATCAGTAGCATTATTGATTTTTATTGTAACTCAATTTGTTGTTCCTAAGTTTAGACGAAGAGGTGTTAGAAGATAA
- a CDS encoding PD-(D/E)XK nuclease domain-containing protein, translating to MLMEEKSIKKTVDDNIIMTEIEYSSENIWSFLLFTGYLKATKKENIDGELICELKIPNKEVYTFYKGIIKKWFSETINNTKYNAMINALVSGDVKSFEYIMKEFVINSISYFDAAGKEPEKVYHAFVLGMLVSLSNEYYVKSNKESGYGRYDVMLIPKNISKLGIIIEFKKINDFSDSTIEEVTKEALDQIYDMNYRANLEEKNIKNILELAIVFKGKNVKVT from the coding sequence ATGCTTATGGAAGAAAAATCCATAAAGAAAACTGTAGATGATAATATCATAATGACTGAGATAGAATATTCAAGTGAAAATATTTGGAGTTTTTTATTATTTACGGGATATCTAAAGGCTACTAAAAAGGAAAATATAGATGGAGAATTAATCTGTGAGTTAAAAATACCAAATAAAGAGGTGTATACTTTTTATAAAGGTATAATAAAGAAATGGTTTTCTGAAACTATAAATAATACAAAATATAATGCCATGATAAATGCCCTAGTATCAGGAGATGTTAAAAGCTTTGAATATATAATGAAAGAGTTTGTAATAAATAGCATAAGTTACTTTGATGCAGCTGGAAAAGAACCAGAAAAAGTCTATCACGCTTTTGTTTTAGGAATGTTAGTATCTCTTTCAAATGAGTATTATGTAAAATCAAATAAAGAAAGCGGATATGGGAGATATGATGTAATGCTAATTCCTAAAAATATATCAAAATTAGGCATAATAATTGAATTTAAGAAAATAAATGATTTCTCTGATAGTACTATTGAAGAGGTTACTAAGGAAGCATTGGATCAAATTTATGACATGAATTATAGAGCAAATTTAGAAGAAAAAAATATTAAGAATATACTAGAATTAGCTATTGTATTTAAAGGGAAAAATGTTAAAGTTACATAA
- the cas4 gene encoding CRISPR-associated protein Cas4: MKITGTIINYYFHCKRQCWLHANRINLEDNSEEVRIGKVLHELKAEGKKNTEISIDNIKIDKITEDYLVEIKKSDADSEAVKWQVLLYLKKLREKGIERKGKIEFIEKNKQDKKIIYIELTDKNEKNLNDFLYNIEQFLIEEEPPAVELKPKCKKCAYYEYCFI, translated from the coding sequence ATGAAAATCACAGGTACAATAATAAACTACTATTTCCACTGTAAACGTCAATGCTGGCTTCACGCAAATAGAATAAATCTCGAAGATAACAGCGAAGAAGTTAGGATAGGTAAAGTTTTGCATGAACTAAAAGCAGAAGGAAAGAAAAATACAGAGATATCTATAGACAACATTAAAATAGACAAAATTACTGAGGACTATTTAGTTGAAATTAAAAAATCAGATGCAGATTCTGAGGCTGTAAAGTGGCAGGTGTTACTTTACTTAAAGAAATTAAGAGAGAAAGGCATAGAGAGAAAAGGTAAAATTGAATTCATAGAAAAAAATAAACAGGATAAAAAAATCATCTACATTGAGCTTACGGATAAAAATGAAAAAAACTTGAATGACTTTTTGTATAACATAGAGCAATTTCTTATTGAAGAAGAACCACCAGCAGTAGAGCTAAAACCAAAGTGCAAAAAATGTGCTTATTATGAATATTGTTTTATTTAA
- a CDS encoding trans-sulfuration enzyme family protein, giving the protein MSENCRRLETIMVQGSREKEDIKGAISTPIYQSATFKHHGLNESTGYDYSRSENPTREELENTIAKLEGGKAGFAFSTGMAAIDAVIRLFIPKDHIIVSEDLYGGTYRLFEEIYRRYGIETTYVDTTDIKKVEESIKKNTKAIFIETPSNPMMRITDISKITSLAKAFKILTIVDNTFLSPYFQRPLLLGADIVIHSGTKFLGGHNDTLAGIIVANKFIEEIKFMQVSTGAVLSPFDSWLILRGIKTLAIRLEKQQKNAIKISKWLSECKRVKKVYYPGLKAHKGYDISVKQTTGFGSMISFEVNEREIIEKSLKKFQTIYFAESLGGVESLITYPYIQTHASIPEDIRNRIGIKDTLLRLSVGIENVKDLIEDLDRSLNL; this is encoded by the coding sequence ATGTCAGAAAATTGTAGGAGATTAGAAACAATTATGGTTCAGGGTTCTAGGGAGAAAGAAGATATAAAAGGTGCTATAAGCACACCAATATATCAGAGTGCAACTTTTAAGCACCATGGATTGAATGAGAGTACGGGATATGATTATTCAAGATCAGAAAATCCAACAAGGGAGGAACTTGAAAATACAATTGCAAAACTTGAAGGTGGGAAGGCTGGATTTGCTTTTTCAACGGGTATGGCAGCTATAGATGCAGTTATAAGACTTTTTATACCTAAAGACCATATAATTGTATCGGAAGATTTATATGGTGGAACCTATAGATTATTTGAAGAAATATACAGAAGATATGGTATTGAAACTACTTATGTAGATACAACAGATATAAAAAAAGTTGAAGAATCCATAAAGAAAAATACTAAGGCTATTTTTATAGAGACACCTTCAAATCCTATGATGAGAATAACGGATATAAGTAAAATAACATCCCTTGCTAAAGCATTTAAAATATTAACTATAGTAGATAATACATTTTTGAGTCCATATTTTCAAAGACCACTTCTATTGGGAGCGGATATAGTAATTCACAGTGGAACCAAGTTTCTAGGAGGACATAATGACACTCTTGCAGGAATCATAGTGGCAAATAAATTTATTGAGGAAATTAAATTTATGCAGGTATCTACTGGAGCAGTGTTGTCCCCCTTTGATAGTTGGCTTATATTAAGAGGGATAAAAACTCTGGCTATAAGATTAGAAAAACAGCAGAAGAATGCAATAAAAATATCTAAATGGCTTAGTGAATGCAAAAGGGTTAAAAAGGTTTATTATCCAGGACTTAAAGCTCATAAGGGGTATGATATATCAGTAAAACAGACTACTGGTTTTGGATCAATGATATCTTTTGAGGTAAATGAAAGAGAAATTATTGAGAAATCACTTAAGAAATTTCAAACTATATATTTTGCAGAAAGTCTCGGCGGTGTTGAAAGTCTCATAACTTATCCTTATATTCAGACCCATGCCTCAATACCAGAGGATATAAGAAACAGAATAGGAATTAAAGATACACTTTTAAGACTGTCTGTGGGAATCGAAAATGTTAAGGATTTAATAGAAGATCTTGATAGATCATTAAATTTATAA
- a CDS encoding TspO/MBR family protein, which yields MVNILKVNDKIEILKAFLSIIIAEGIGILSVYVGNADSKIYEALEKPVIAPTSYIFIIVWPILYLLIGLAAYRIWEWKKQDRYENGTLKLYSFQLFLNFLWPILFFRFRLYGLAFVELLVLIIFILLTTFHFFRQDRLSGFLMIPYIICNSFAAVLNFALWFLNC from the coding sequence ATGGTTAATATATTGAAGGTTAATGATAAAATTGAAATTTTGAAGGCATTTCTCAGTATTATTATTGCAGAGGGAATAGGAATATTAAGTGTATATGTAGGAAATGCAGATTCTAAAATATATGAAGCTTTAGAAAAGCCTGTAATAGCGCCTACAAGCTATATTTTTATAATAGTGTGGCCTATTTTATATTTACTAATTGGATTAGCGGCTTATAGAATATGGGAATGGAAGAAACAAGATAGATATGAAAATGGAACTTTAAAGCTGTATAGTTTTCAACTTTTTCTAAATTTTTTATGGCCTATACTATTCTTCAGATTTAGATTATATGGACTTGCATTCGTTGAATTATTAGTACTCATCATATTTATATTATTAACTACTTTTCATTTTTTTAGACAGGATAGATTGTCAGGATTTCTTATGATACCCTATATAATATGTAATTCTTTTGCAGCAGTTTTAAATTTTGCACTATGGTTTTTAAACTGTTAA
- the cas1b gene encoding type I-B CRISPR-associated endonuclease Cas1b yields the protein MGKGTRFIMSQGEITRKDNSICFRRNSKNVYMPIEAIREIYFLNEVSLNTKFLDFVAKAGVVIHFFNYYGYYSGTFYPKEYLISGKMTIKQSEAFINNRIEIAKAFVKGIAANIYEVVYHYYKHDKKETKLFLDWIKKDFIDLMDKSSDIKQILFLEGQVWMQFYDNFKYFLPENFLMNKRVKRPPDNPMNAMVSFGNSILYARTISQIYHTHLNQSISFLHEPSEGRFSLSLDLSEVFKPAIVFKTIFDLVNNKRIQVSKHFDKKLNYCLLNEAGKKIFVEALETRFNNVFQHKKLKRKISYETAIKLDGYKLIKHLIEKREFTPFSLKEMM from the coding sequence ATGGGGAAGGGAACAAGGTTTATAATGTCTCAAGGAGAAATAACTAGAAAAGATAACTCCATTTGTTTTAGAAGGAATAGTAAAAATGTATATATGCCAATAGAAGCCATAAGGGAAATTTATTTTCTAAATGAGGTAAGCTTAAATACTAAATTTTTAGATTTTGTAGCAAAAGCTGGTGTTGTTATACATTTTTTTAATTACTATGGATATTATAGTGGAACTTTTTATCCAAAGGAATATTTGATTAGTGGAAAGATGACTATAAAACAATCAGAAGCTTTCATAAACAATAGGATAGAGATTGCAAAAGCTTTTGTAAAAGGTATAGCAGCTAATATATATGAAGTTGTTTATCATTATTATAAACATGATAAAAAAGAAACAAAGCTCTTTCTAGATTGGATTAAGAAAGATTTTATAGATTTAATGGATAAGAGTAGTGATATAAAGCAAATATTATTTTTAGAAGGCCAGGTGTGGATGCAGTTCTATGATAACTTCAAATATTTTCTGCCGGAGAATTTCTTAATGAACAAGAGGGTAAAAAGACCACCTGATAATCCCATGAATGCTATGGTTTCCTTTGGTAATTCTATACTTTATGCTAGAACTATTTCCCAGATATATCATACGCATTTGAATCAAAGTATAAGTTTTCTTCATGAACCAAGCGAAGGACGATTTTCTTTAAGTCTTGATTTATCTGAAGTATTTAAACCAGCAATTGTATTTAAAACAATATTTGATCTAGTTAATAATAAAAGAATACAAGTATCCAAACATTTTGATAAAAAATTAAATTATTGCCTATTAAATGAAGCTGGGAAAAAGATATTCGTTGAAGCACTAGAGACTAGATTTAATAATGTGTTTCAACATAAAAAGTTAAAGAGAAAAATAAGCTATGAAACAGCTATAAAGCTTGACGGATATAAACTTATAAAACATTTGATTGAGAAAAGAGAGTTTACTCCATTTAGTCTAAAGGAGATGATGTAA
- the cas2 gene encoding CRISPR-associated endonuclease Cas2: MPKEVNYNYAFVFYDVNEKRVNKVFKICKKYFKHHQKSVFRGNITPANLIKLRAEIKKIIDEREDFVSIIKLMSENSFREETLGVNANNSESLII; the protein is encoded by the coding sequence ATGCCTAAGGAAGTTAACTATAATTATGCATTTGTTTTCTATGATGTGAATGAAAAGAGAGTAAATAAAGTATTTAAGATTTGCAAAAAATATTTTAAACATCATCAGAAATCTGTATTTCGAGGAAATATAACTCCTGCTAACCTTATAAAATTAAGGGCAGAGATAAAAAAAATTATAGATGAAAGAGAAGATTTTGTATCTATAATAAAATTAATGAGTGAAAATAGTTTTCGTGAAGAAACTCTAGGAGTAAATGCTAATAATAGTGAATCATTGATTATATAA